Proteins encoded in a region of the Thiovulum sp. ES genome:
- a CDS encoding prophage antirepressor (PFAM: BRO family, N-terminal domain), producing the protein MDLISKNFNNFPVRILLIDSEEWFIAKDMALLLEYKDTDQAIRQHCKNAKSYSVNLTGQLRKTKLIQEPDVWRLIIKSKMPEAVKIEEWIFKEVLPSIRKTGSYSISQNSQTSPKKEIIEINLLGLEFAFKNLRPSEASKIKMTEKLYTKLDLETCYLPKYTEENLTYSLTHLLKKYEVGISTQKANLRLLELGILEKLHRNSVNRTVKYFWSFTEMGLKFGKNMTSPKNERETQPHFFEKEFLELIKLF; encoded by the coding sequence ATGGATTTAATAAGTAAAAATTTTAACAATTTTCCAGTAAGAATTTTGTTAATTGATAGTGAAGAGTGGTTTATCGCAAAAGATATGGCTTTGCTATTGGAATACAAAGATACAGATCAAGCGATTAGACAACATTGTAAAAATGCAAAAAGCTATTCCGTCAATTTAACGGGTCAGCTTAGAAAAACAAAATTGATTCAAGAACCTGATGTTTGGAGATTGATTATAAAATCAAAAATGCCCGAAGCTGTAAAAATAGAAGAGTGGATTTTTAAAGAAGTTTTACCATCGATTCGCAAAACTGGTTCTTACTCTATTTCTCAAAACTCACAAACTTCACCAAAAAAAGAGATTATTGAAATTAATCTTTTAGGATTAGAATTTGCATTTAAAAATCTTCGTCCATCAGAAGCTTCAAAAATCAAAATGACTGAAAAACTCTACACTAAATTAGATTTAGAAACTTGCTATTTACCAAAATATACAGAAGAGAATTTAACATATTCTCTAACTCATTTACTTAAAAAATATGAAGTCGGAATTAGCACACAAAAAGCAAATTTAAGATTATTAGAACTTGGAATTTTAGAAAAACTTCATAGAAATTCTGTAAATAGAACAGTAAAATATTTTTGGAGTTTTACTGAAATGGGTTTAAAATTTGGTAAAAATATGACTTCTCCTAAAAATGAGAGAGAAACACAGCCACATTTTTTTGAGAAAGAATTTTTAGAATTAATTAAA